One Maribacter dokdonensis DSW-8 genomic region harbors:
- a CDS encoding MCP four helix bundle domain-containing protein: MFSKLKTQQRMHAIFILGITFLLVLGSNRLYQRHFTTLQTTVNTVYEDRVKVQDFIYQLNNIFHEKELRLTAHDFILNQEENKKVENLLNEVALTELTATEYNTLNTLTDKFKKLRILEDKELQSNNDIQSSIRSTSLKTLSEIDDNLNILAKIQLEESKQLTQLSNKTLDNNILMSKLAFALLVLIGITLLALIFYPFKPQTVLE; encoded by the coding sequence ATGTTCTCAAAATTAAAAACACAGCAAAGAATGCATGCCATCTTTATTTTAGGCATCACTTTTTTGTTGGTTTTGGGTTCAAATAGATTGTACCAAAGACATTTTACTACGTTGCAAACAACGGTAAATACCGTGTATGAAGATAGGGTTAAGGTTCAAGATTTTATTTATCAGTTAAATAACATTTTCCATGAAAAAGAACTAAGACTTACAGCTCATGATTTTATTTTAAACCAAGAAGAAAATAAAAAAGTAGAAAATCTATTGAATGAAGTGGCACTTACAGAACTGACCGCTACCGAATATAATACCTTAAATACCCTGACCGACAAATTTAAAAAGCTAAGAATATTGGAAGATAAAGAGCTACAATCCAATAACGATATTCAAAGCAGCATAAGGTCAACCTCATTAAAAACTCTTTCCGAAATAGATGATAATTTAAATATACTAGCAAAAATACAATTAGAAGAAAGCAAACAACTCACTCAACTTTCCAATAAAACTTTAGACAACAATATTCTAATGTCCAAACTGGCATTTGCCCTATTAGTACTTATTGGCATTACCCTTTTGGCGTTAATTTTTTATCCTTTTAAACCTCAGACGGTTTTAGAATAA